The genomic stretch GATGCGGGCGAACAGCGCCCCGGAGGTCTGCAGGTCGAGCACGACCCGGAGCAGGCCGACCGTCGGGAACAGCAGCCGGGACTGCACGGTCGTGAACGCGACGATCGTGCCAGCGGTGATCGGGACGCCGCCTTCGATCAGGTACGCCGCCACCAGGTAGATCACCGCGGGGATGATCGACAGGAAGATCTGCACGATGGCGAAGAACCACTGGCCGGACATCTGTTGGCGGACCTGCAGGCCGATCTGGTTGCGGTTCTCGTCGCCGTAGCGGTGGATCTCGCTGCGCTGCTGGTTGAAGCTCTTCGCGAGCAGGATCCCCGACACGCTCAGGGTCTCCTGCGTGATCGCCGTCATGTCCGACAGCGACTCCTGCGTCTGGGCGGCGATCCGGGCGCGGACCTTGCCCACCTTGCGCTGCGCGATGACGAGCAACGGCAGGAGCACGACGGCCACCAGGGTCATCTGCCAGCTGAGCAGCAGCATCGCGACGACCGCCGCGATGACGGTCACGGTGTTGCCGAGCACGGACGAGATCGTGTTGTTCAGCACGCTGGCGACACCGCCGACGTCGTTCTGCAACCGGCTCTGGATCACGCCGGTCTTGGTCCGCGTGAAGAACGCGAGCTCCATCCGCTGCAGGTGCCCGAACAGCCGCATCCGCATGGCGCCCATGACCTTGTTGCCGACCGTCGCGGTCAGGTAGGTCTGCCAGACACCGATGCCGGCGCTGAGGATCCAGAGCCCGATCATGGCGCCGACGAGCACGGCGAGCACCGGCACGTCGGGGCGTCCGCCGGGCGGGAACAGCCCACGGTCGAACGCCTGCTGGGTCAGGAGCGGTGGGACCACCGACACCGCTGCCCCGATGAGGACGAGGACGACCGTCAGGCCGATCGAGCGGCGGTGCGGGACGAAGAGCCCGGCGATGCGGCGGAGCAGGTGCGGGATCTGGGGCGCTTCGGCGTTCGCGGCACGCTGCGCGTCCGGGTCTCCGCTGGAGATCCGGCTGCGGCCGTGGCCGCCGCCGGGCCCGCCACCACCACGCATCCCGCCGCCACCGGCGACGGAGCCCATCTGACTCATCGACACCCTCTCCACGCCTCGCGGCGTCGTCCTCGCATGAATGTACGCCCGCGCACCGACCCGGCCCGACGCGTTCGCCGAGGGCTGTGGACGGAGGTGATCCGTGCCTCCCGTGTGCAGGAGTGGACG from Curtobacterium sp. MCLR17_032 encodes the following:
- a CDS encoding ABC transporter ATP-binding protein codes for the protein MGSVAGGGGMRGGGGPGGGHGRSRISSGDPDAQRAANAEAPQIPHLLRRIAGLFVPHRRSIGLTVVLVLIGAAVSVVPPLLTQQAFDRGLFPPGGRPDVPVLAVLVGAMIGLWILSAGIGVWQTYLTATVGNKVMGAMRMRLFGHLQRMELAFFTRTKTGVIQSRLQNDVGGVASVLNNTISSVLGNTVTVIAAVVAMLLLSWQMTLVAVVLLPLLVIAQRKVGKVRARIAAQTQESLSDMTAITQETLSVSGILLAKSFNQQRSEIHRYGDENRNQIGLQVRQQMSGQWFFAIVQIFLSIIPAVIYLVAAYLIEGGVPITAGTIVAFTTVQSRLLFPTVGLLRVVLDLQTSGALFARIFEYFDLKPAITDSATAKPVDERRVGHVAFDDVSFAYPDGEPDKPTLRGVSFELQPGQFAAFVGPSGAGKTTISYLVPRLYEATAGSVRFAGQDVRDLVHEDLMAHIGIVSQETYLFHSSIGDNLRYAKPDATDAELERAARAANIHETIASFPDGYDTIVGERGYRLSGGEKQRIAIARVLLKDPPVLVLDEATSALDSISERVVQAALDTAARGRTTISIAHRLSTIRDADVIFVLDHGQITEQGTHDELLARGGTYATLHEQQSDPVVSSRG